Proteins co-encoded in one Plasmodium reichenowi strain SY57 chromosome 10, whole genome shotgun sequence genomic window:
- a CDS encoding histone acetyltransferase, putative produces MKKKVDNRIKILIENNIALGQRSMFFVVGDEGKNVVVNFYFLLNRLINRTHNILWCYKKKLDFSTSKKKRYREMKKKIKKGTFDQTVDNNFDMFLKNADIRFCFYKESKKVLGKTYSICILQDFSYITPNILCRCLETVIGGGLIIFLINKQNELKDLYNLTLNYHKKYTMNGICNVYNNYIHRFFLSLNKCENAMFIDDEMNILPLNENYLKIKKITSKGSDGNFIANHVTKLQHIEVQKKGEQHGSNINNNDDDKYDDKYDVNDDNNNHYNSRHIKSATLGGFLCPDKDLLQEKLKLLESICEENEKKKEEEKIFLYSSKFSRNDTCTKVNKSGDIHTSDNKYTRDTYETYDSVTNTSTTANTYNNHISKKTKKKEVYSFLDRNIMNLLNICLSLDQLEVLLNMCKILRNDEEKKKNIKEVLFNLLANRGRGKSATLGLLLSLSIYFNYSNIIICSGNNEGVQTIYDFLDKGLHILGFNEFKDYEKIYDMGKIKEIVIFKNMKYLKQRIRFFDIIEEDILNSELMIIDEAACIPIDILKKKIKGEITILSTTLNGYEGTGKTFTFKLLKQLKKKFITQLSYEEFKNMNFLYFDKAYIDLTLTNPIRYSYNDQVEKWLNDFLCLNCNEPTNIKENICSPSNCELYFVNKNIFKNYNRTSEILLKKIMTLFITSHYKNTPNDIIMILDSQQHHLFILINKNNHNNNHNILEDQIDELDIYGVLHCAIDGIINNGNIKKSVKLEDIIHLVKDNNTQNENPTLDTKEINDSMDQKLEKKENMNHLNSDNQKNCDNNKELLINEYEGNLIPYIISDYFNYYFYNYIGIRIVRISIHPSMQNLNYGSEFLKKLCNYYNEYNSKQRHDNNTKQKIKINNNDGNNIDGNNIDDNVKNSENVILFNCSGKNIYFDKKLKQIDYIGTCFGLTKGLLIFWQKNKFIPVFLKQQKNEITGEFSVLMLKHLNEDLKHIIANFYTDFVRSVTKLLPYSFKYMESFIVFNLLHNNNYSIPLKQDDASIIVNDHNNTNHTYNHNIHIKNNLHNNHFYYDNYEDQHLSFYNNNLINQETIFYFFHTNDICRLKRFVLEGRNFYEILYLLSTIANLILFKKVKIDLSFLEYTILYAVAFQKKTPKEISDEIKINVNQTNAIFRKIIHRFYNYIK; encoded by the coding sequence atgaagaaaaaagtagataatagaataaaaatattaatagaaaataatattgcTCTTGGTCAGAGGAGCATGTTTTTCGTTGTAGGTGATGAAGGAAAGAATGTGGttgtaaatttttattttctattaaATCGTTTAATTAATCGAacacataatatattatggtgttataaaaagaagTTAGATTTTTCAACtagtaaaaaaaagagatatcgtgaaatgaagaagaaaataaaaaagggTACCTTTGATCAAACTgtagataataattttgatatgtttttaaaaaatgcAGACATAAgattttgtttttataaagaGTCTAAAAAAGTATTAGGAAAAACGTATTCCATATGTATATTACAAGACTTCTCATATATAACTCCTAACATTTTATGTAGATGTTTAGAAACGGTTATAGGAGGAGGATTAATaatctttttaataaataaacaaaacgaattaaaagatttatataatttaacTTTAAActatcataaaaaatatacaatgAATGGTATATgtaatgtatataataattatatacatcGTTTTTTCTTATCATTGAATAAATGTGAAAATGCCATGTTTATAGATGATgaaatgaatattttaccgttaaatgaaaattatttaaaaattaaaaaaatcaCATCTAAAGGGAGCGACGGAAATTTTATAGCAAATCATGTTACAAAATTACAACATATAGAGGTTCAAAAGAAAGGAGAACAACATGGTagtaatataaacaataatgatgatgataaatatgatgataaatatgatgttaatgatgataataataatcattataataGTCGTCATATAAAATCAGCCACCTTGGGAGGGTTTTTATGCCCTGATAAAGATTTATTacaagaaaaattaaaactTCTAGAAAGCATATgtgaagaaaatgaaaaaaaaaaagaagaagaaaaaatatttttatattcttcaaAATTTAGTAGAAATGACACATGTACAAAAGTAAACAAAAGTGGAGATATACATACTagtgataataaatatacacGTGATACATATGAAACGTATGATAGTGTTACAAATACCAGCACAACGGCAAACACTTACAATAATCATATTTCTAaaaaaacgaaaaaaaaGGAGGTATACAGTTTTTTAGATAGgaatataatgaatttattaaatatttgtttaaGTCTTGATCAATTAGAAgttcttttaaatatgtgtaaaatattaagaaatgatgaagagaagaaaaaaaatattaaagaagttctttttaatttattagCAAATCGTGGTAGAGGTAAGTCAGCTACGTTAGGATTATTGCTCTCtttaagtatatattttaattatagtaatataataatatgttcTGGGAATAATGAAGGTGTACAAACTATTTATGATTTCTTAGACAAAGGATTACATATTTTAGGTTTTAATGAATTTAAAgattatgaaaaaatatatgatatgGGTAAAATCAAAGAAAttgtaatttttaaaaatatgaaatatttaaaacaaAGAATACGTTTCTTTGACATTATTGAagaagatatattaaattcaGAACTAATGATTATTGATGAAGCTGCATGTATTCCTAtagatattttaaaaaagaaaataaaaggaGAAATTACTATATTGTCAACAACATTAAATGGATATGAAGGTACAGGAAAAACATTtacatttaaattattaaaacaattaaaaaaaaaatttataacacaattatcatatgaagaatttaaaaatatgaatttcttatattttgataaaGCATATATAGATTTAACCTTAACAAATCCTATACGATATAGTTATAATGATCAGGTAGAAAAATGGCTAAATGATTTCCTATGTCTAAATTGTAATGAACctacaaatataaaagaaaatatcTGCTCCCCATCAAATTGTGAActatattttgtaaataaaaatatttttaaaaattataatagaactagtgaaatattattaaaaaaaattatgacattatttataacatctcattataaaaatacacccaatgatattattatgatattgGATTCGCAACAGCAccatttatttattttaataaataaaaataatcataataataatcataatatattggAAGATCAAATTGATGAACTAGATATATATGGAGTTTTACATTGTGCAATAGATGGTATCATAAATAATGGAAACATCAAGAAATCTGTAAAATTAGAAgatattattcatttagtaaaagataataatacacAAAATGAGAATCCTACATTGGATACAAAGGAAATAAACGATTCAATGGATCAAAAATTggaaaagaaagaaaatatgaacCATCTAAATAGTGataatcaaaaaaattgtgataataataaagaacttttaataaatgaatatgaaGGGAATTTAATTCCTTATATTATTAGtgattattttaattattatttttataattatatcGGTATACGTATTGTACGTATATCTATCCATCCATCTATGCAAAACCTAAATTATGGATCTGAATTCTTAAAAAAACTTTGTAATTATTACAATGAATATAATTCAAAACAAAGACACGACAATAAcacaaaacaaaaaattaaaataaataataatgatggtaataatattgatggtaataatattgatgaTAATGTGAAAAACAGTGAAAATgtcatattatttaattgtagtgggaaaaatatttattttgataaGAAATTAAAACAGATTGATTATATTGGTACATGCTTTGGATTAACCAAAGGATTATTAATCTTCTGgcaaaaaaataaatttatccctgtttttttaaaacaacaaaaaaatgaaataacAGGTGAATTTAGTGTTCTTATGTTAAAACATCTAAATGAAGATCTTAAACATATCATAGCAAATTTTTATACTGATTTTGTTAGAAGTGTTACCAAACTCTTACcatattcatttaaatatatggagtcctttattgtttttaatttattacataataataattattctaTACCTTTAAAACAAGATGATGCTTCTATAATAGTTAACGATCATAATAACACAAATCATACATATAACcataatatacatataaaaaataatcttcataataatcatttttattatgataattatgaaGATCAACATTTATccttttataataataatctcATCAATCAAGAAACCATTTTCTACTTTTTTCATACGAATGATATATGTAGATTAAAAAGATTCGTTTTAGAAGGAAGAAATTTCTATGAAATCCTATATCTATTATCTACAATAGCAAacttaatattatttaaaaaagtaaaaatagATTTGAGCTTTTTAGAATATACCATATTATATGCTGTAGcatttcaaaaaaaaacacCTAAAGAAATATCAGATGAAATCAAAATTAACGTAAATCAAACAAATGCAATCtttagaaaaataatacaccgattttataattacatCAAG
- a CDS encoding dihydrolipoamide acyltransferase component E2, producing the protein VEAFDEGFLRIKHLEDGCEANVGDVLGVLTTEENENMDEKKYNDGDINKTDNEIKVLNPDKDKSEEIIKEDIHFVKKHINDDVNEQKIFIPFIKCKKKIAKINKWLKNENDFVKKYDLLLYVEDDKSTIEVESPYSGIIKKLLVKEGQFVDLDKEVAIISITKEKDNEKEKIEEPFKNKEDEEINRDNILIHYINKIKKSEEGRKFLKNLSEQEEKTLEERLKLNYEKYNKISNDLFRSSESTKDYVLKEKENDSQYEMVLPSASELMRQNKLNPKDITNRKTPNRITYEDVDAFLNGHKNNSTNVTYAEKPKVETIEDGEPKTVDMTNIQKSIKNNMMLTLTVPVFRVTHLIKTNELLKLYEKVKQKISMSVIINKCVSSVLLNHPLMYSTYIDKDNGKILYNKDVNIGNALGLPDSLLTPVLKKVDKKDIYTLANEWKILVEKGKTGLLSSNDMTGSNFYISNLGMFNTYQFDAILPKNSSCILSIGTNIGSIDNLEDLKIQKGMMMTLTCDHRHIYGSHAAAFMNDLSKFIEKDIMKIFL; encoded by the exons GTGGAAGCATTTGATGAAG GCTTTTTAAGGATTAAGCATTTAGAAGATGGATGTGAAGCAAATGTTGGAGATGTCCTAGGAGTTTTAACTACAGAGGAAAACGAAAATATGgatgaaaagaaatataatgatgGGGACATTAACAAGACagataatgaaataaaagTATTGAATCCTGATAAAGACAAAAGtgaagaaattataaaagaagatattcattttgtaaagaagcatataaatgatgatgTAAATGAAcagaaaatatttattccttttataaagtgtaaaaaaaagatagcaaaaataaataaatggttaaaaaatgaaaatgatttTGTAAAGAAGTATGATCTGTTACTTTATGTAGAGGATGATAAAAGCACCATAGAAGTGGAAAGTCCATATTCTG gtataataaaaaaattattagtGAAGGAAGGACAGTTCGTAGATTTAGACAAAGAAGTTGCCATCATCTCAATAACAAAG gaaaaagataatgaaaaagaaaaaatagaagaaccttttaaaaataa AGAAgatgaagaaataaatcgagataatatattaatacattatataaataaaatcaaGAAAAGTGAAGAGGGAAGAaagtttttaaaaaatttaag tgAACAAGAAGAAAAAACACTGGAAGAAAGGCTCAAATTAAATTATGAGAAATACAATAAAATTTCCAATGATCTATTCAG GTCTAGTGAAAGTACAAAAGATTATgtattaaaagaaaaggaa AATGACAGCCAATATGAAATGGTGTTACCATCCGCATCAGAGTTGATGAGACAAAACAAATTAAATCCAAAGGATATAAc AAACAGGAAAACACCCAATCGTATAACCTATGAAGACGTTGATGCCTTTTTAAATGgacataaaaataattctaCTAATGTTACTTACGCCGAAAAACCAAAAGTTGAAACAATTGAAGATGGAGAACCAAAAACTGTTGATATGACAAACATACAGAAatcaataaaaaataatatgatgCTTACCTTAACCGTTCCAGTGTTCCGTGTTActcatttaataaaaacaaacGAATTACtgaaattatatgaaaaagtaaaacaaaaaattagTATGAGtgttataataaacaaatgTGTATCATCTGTGTTATTAAATCATCCCTTGATGTATTCTACTTATATTGATAAAGATAatggaaaaatattatataataaggaTGTTAATATAGGAAATGCACTAGGATTACCAGATTCTCTATTAACTCCTGTGTTAAAAAAAGTTGataaaaaggatatatatacattgGCCAATGAATGGAAG ATACTAGTTGAGAAAGGTAAAACTGGTCTCTTAAGTTCTAATGATATGACAGGTAGTAATTTTTACATTTCCAATTTGGGAATGTTCAATACATACCAATTTGATGCAATATTGCCAAAGAATTCATCATGTATCTTATCAATCGGCACAAATATTGGTAGTATTGATAACCTGGAAGActtaaaaatacaaaagGGAATGATGATGACTTTGACATGTGACCACAGACATATCTATGGATCCCATGCAGCAGCGTTTATGAATGATTTATCAAAATTTATTGAAAAGgatattatgaaaatatttttatag
- a CDS encoding ADP-ribosylation factor — MGLYVSRLFNRLFQKKDVRILMVGLDAAGKTTILYKVKLGEVVTTIPTIGFNVETVEFRNISFTVWDVGGQDKIRPLWRHYYSNTDGLIFVVDSNDRERIDDAREELHRMINEEELKDAIILVFANKQDLPNAMSAAEVTEKLHLNTIRERNWFIQSTCATRGDGLYEGFDWLTTHLNNAK, encoded by the exons ATGGGTTTATATGTAAGTAGGTTATTTAATCGtttatttcaaaaaaaagatgTACGTATTTTAATGGTTGGATTAGATGCTGCTGGAAAAActacaatattatataaagtaAAACTTGGTGAAGTTGTTACGACTATTCCAACAATAG gTTTCAATGTTGAAACTGTCGAATTTCGTAACATTTCATTTACCGTATGGGATGTAGGAGGACAAGATAAG atCCGACCTTTATGGAGACATTATTATTCCAACACAGACGGATTAATATTTGTCGTAGATAGTAATGATAGAGAAAGAATAGATGATG CTCGTGAAGAATTACATAGAATgataaatgaagaagaatTAAAGGATGCTATAATTTTAGTCTTTGCTAATAAACAAGATTTACCAAATGCTATGTCAGCAGCTGAAGTTACAGAGAAATTACACCTTAACACTATAAGGGAAAGGAACTG GTTTATTCAATCCACCTGTGCCACAAGGGGTGACGGATTGTACGAAGGTTTTGATTGGCTAACCACACACTTAAATAATGccaaataa
- a CDS encoding hypothetical protein (conserved Plasmodium protein, unknown function), producing MLIFLKYVYHKFLISIVLFFCSHTFVENYNIHKKRKTFILPPRLKKAFSYKPNKVINTFEIGLKADEELDDYKYFTEEEYIPPLPPVETWEDLILKEEIRNKKEDPKRNADDYTLTHESREKVLDIIRQTRLINHCNYEIQKNKQKNILYFVTPKIGPYCKLMEYDKEKMESLVSKVKEKFGKKVEIVNLKLDVKMPLFEIFLQASIHTQIKIFYARGRTLQYRLPPVFWTRCKILKENKILQEKYGGECAPGLFPQYDEYNIMQIMTECVYNDKYNFYVYDVNLEWENLCALTPENRELRKIVHQNVHVPTRLAVIKAFEQGVEDFRDVIREEYLIMLREQRKLKENKKYKF from the exons atgttaatttttttaaaatatgtgTATCATAAATTTCTAATATCAATCGttcttttcttttgttCTCATACTTTTGTTGagaattataatattcataagaaaaggaaaacaTTCATATTACCACCAAGGCTTAAGAAAGCATTTTCATATAAGCCTAATAAAGTGATTAACACATTTGAAATAGGATTAAAAGCGGATGAAGAGTTGGAtgattataaatatttcacGGAGGAGGA GTACATTCCTCCACTACCACCTGTCGAAACGTGGGAAGATTTAATACTCAAAGAAGAGATaagaaacaaaaaagaagatCCAAAAAGAAATGCTGACGATTATACATTAACACACGAAAGTAGAGAAAAAGTACTGGATATTATACGACAAACACGTTTAATAAATCACTGTAACTATGAAATTcaaaaaaacaaacaaaaaaatattctcTATTTTGTAACACCCAAAATTG gaCCGTATTGTAAACTGATGGAATACGATAAAGAAAAGATGGAGAGCTTAGTTAGCAAGGTTAAAGAAAAGTTTGGTAAGAAAGTAGAAATTGTTAATTTAAAGTTGGATGTAAAGATGCCTTTATTTGAGATTTTTTTACAAGCAAGTATTCACacacaaataaaaattttttatgcTCGTGGTAGAACCTTACAATATAGATTACCACCTGTATTTTGGACCAGGTGCAAAATAttaaaggaaaataaaatattacaagAAAAATATGGTGGAGAATGTGCCCCTGGATTATTCCCACaatatgatgaatataatataatgcAAATTATGACTGAATGtgtatataatgataaatataatttttatgtttatgaTGTTAATTTAGAATGGGAAAATTTATGTGCTCTTACACCTGAAAATAGAGAATTGAGAAAAATAGTTCATCAAAACGTTCATGTCCCAACAAGGTTGGCAGTGATTAAGGCATTCGAGCAag GTGTAGAAGACTTTAGAGATGTTATTCGAGAAGAATATCTTATTATGCTCAGAGAGcaaagaaaattaaaagaaaataaaaaatataaattttaa